In the genome of Ferrovibrio terrae, the window AGGCATGGACATGGGCAGCACGATGCGGGACTTCCGCCGATGCGGCCGGGTTGATAGCGTGCGGGCCCGAGTTTTCATCACAGCAGCCTGCCATGACCCAGCCGTTGCCGGAAGCCACCGTAGCCTCGCGCCTCGCCGCCATCCGGCAGCAGATCGCCGATGCCGCCGCAACGTCCGGGCGTGCGCCCGATGCCGTGACCCTGGTGGCGGTCGCCAAGACCTTTCCGGCCGAAGCGGTGCTTGAGGCGCTGGCGGCCGGTCAGCGGCATTTTGGCGAGAACCGTGTGCAGGAAGGCATGGCGAAGTATCCAGCCCTGCGCCAGGCGCATCCCGACCTGGTGCTGCACCTGATCGGCCCGCTACAGACCAACAAGGTGAAGCAGGCGGTCGCACATTTCGACGTGATCCATACGCTGGATCGCGACAGCCTGGCGACAGAACTGGCCAGGGAGTTCGAGAAAAGCGGCCGCCGCCTGCCCTGCTTCGTGCAGGTGAATACCGGCGAGGAGCCGCAGAAGGCCGGCTGCGCGCCGCAGGAGGCCGATGCCTTCATCGCCGCCTGCCGTGCGCTGGACCTGCCTGTGGCGGGCCTGATGTGCATTCCGCCGGCCGAAGAAGAGCCAGCGCCGCATTTCGCGCTGCTCAACAAGATCGCGAAGCGCAACGGGCTTGATCAGCTCAGCATGGGCATGAGCAGCGATTTCGAGACGGCGGTGATGCTGGGCGCCACGCATGTGCGCGTGGGCAGCGCGATCTTCGGCGGGCGGAGTTACCCGCCCGCGCAGTAGC includes:
- a CDS encoding YggS family pyridoxal phosphate-dependent enzyme, which produces MTQPLPEATVASRLAAIRQQIADAAATSGRAPDAVTLVAVAKTFPAEAVLEALAAGQRHFGENRVQEGMAKYPALRQAHPDLVLHLIGPLQTNKVKQAVAHFDVIHTLDRDSLATELAREFEKSGRRLPCFVQVNTGEEPQKAGCAPQEADAFIAACRALDLPVAGLMCIPPAEEEPAPHFALLNKIAKRNGLDQLSMGMSSDFETAVMLGATHVRVGSAIFGGRSYPPAQ